One genomic region from Pan troglodytes isolate AG18354 chromosome 14, NHGRI_mPanTro3-v2.0_pri, whole genome shotgun sequence encodes:
- the LOC101058522 gene encoding LOW QUALITY PROTEIN: putative ankyrin repeat domain-containing protein 20A2 (The sequence of the model RefSeq protein was modified relative to this genomic sequence to represent the inferred CDS: inserted 4 bases in 3 codons; substituted 1 base at 1 genomic stop codon), whose translation MQCVPEKVSEPLRGPSHEKGNRIVNGKGKGPPAKHPSLKPSTEVEDPAVKGAVQRKNVQTLRAEQTLPVALEEEQERCERSEKKQSQVKEGNNTNKSKKIHLSENVCHSTSSAAADRLTKQRKVGKTYPQQFPKKLKEEQDRCILRQESEEKTNVNMLYXKNREELERKEKQYKKEVEAKPLEPTVQSLEMKLKTTRNTPNQINQSLDFHNHEEMKDLMDENCILKTDIAILRQEICTMKNDNLEKENKYLKDVKIVKKINAALEKYIKLNEELITKTEFRYQRELNDLKAENTRLNSELLKEEESNKRLEAEIESXQSRLTAAISKHSENVKTERNLKLALEXTQDVSVQVKMSSDISEVEDKNEFLTEQLSKTQIKFNTLKDKFRKKRDTLRKKSLALETLXNDLSQTQQQIKEMKEMYENAEAKVNNSTGKWSCVEERICQLQHENPCIEQQLDDVHQKEDHKEIVTNIQRGFIESGKKDLMLEEKNKKVMNECDHLKESLFQYERKKAERVVSIKEDKYFQTFRKKI comes from the exons atg CAATGTGTCCCCGAGAAAGTGTCAGAGCCTTTACGTGGACCTTctcatgaaaaaggaaacagaatagtcaatggaaaaggaaaag GGCCTCCTGCAAAACATCCTTCCTTGAAG CCTAGCACTGAAGTGGAAGATCCTGCTGTGAAAGGAGCAGTACAAAGAAAGAATGTACAGACATTGAGAGCAG AACAAACCTTACCAGTGGCTTTAGAGGAAGAGCAAGAAAGGTGTGAAAGAAGTGAAAAGAAGCAatcacag gtcaaagaaggaaataatacaaacaaaagtaaaaaaatacatcTATCAGAAAATGTATGTCATAGTAcatcttctgctgctgctgacaGATTAACCAAACAAAGAAAGGTTGGGAAAACGTATCCTCAGCAATTTCCCAAGAAACTGAAGGAAGAGCAAGATAG ATGCATCTTAAgacaagaaagtgaagaaaaaacaaatgttaatatgctgt aaaaaaatagagaagaattagaaaggaaagagaaacaatatAAGAAAGAAGTTGAAGCAAAACCACTTGAACCAACTGTTCAATCACTAGAGATGAAACTGAAGACTACAAGAAATACTCCAAATCAGATAAATCAATCTTTG gattttcataATCACGAAGAAATGAAAGATCTGATGGATGAAAATTGCATTTTGAAGACAGATATTGCTATACTCAGACAGGAAATATGCACAATGAAAAATGAcaacctggaaaaagaaaataaatatcttaaggacgttaaaattgtgaaaaaaataaatgctgccCTTGAAAAGTATATAAAACTCAATGAGGAATTGATAACAAAAACAGAATTCCGGTATCAACGAGAGCTTAATGATCTCAAAGCTGAGAATACAAGGCTCAATTCCGAACTgttgaaggaagaagaaagcaacAAAAGACTGGAAGCTGAAATTGAATC TCAGTCTAGACTGACTGCTGCTATAAGTAAACACAgtgaaaatgtgaaaacagaaagaaacctaAAACTTGCATTAGAGTGAACACAAGATGTTTCCGTACAAGTAAAAATGAGTTCTGATATTTCCGAAGTAGAAGATAAGAATGAGTTTCTTACTGAACAACTTTCTAAAACGCAAATTAAATTCAATACCTTAAAAGATAAGTTCCGTAAGAAAAGAGATACTCTCAGAAAAAAGTCATTGGCTTTAGAAACTC CAAACGACCTAAGCCAAACACAGCagcaaataaaggaaatgaaagagatgtATGAAAATGCAGAAGCTAAAGTGAATAATTCCACTGGAAAGTGGAGCTGTGTAGAAGAGAGGATATGTCAACTCCAACATGAAAATCCGTGCATTGAACAGCAACTAGATGATGTTCATCAGAAAGAGGATCATAAAGAGATAGTAACTAATATCCAAAGAGGCTTTATTGAGAGTGGAAAGAAAGACCTCAtgctagaagagaaaaataagaaggtaatgaatgaatgtgatcatttaaaagaaagtctctttcaatatgagagaaagaaagcagaaagagtaGTAAGTATCaaggaagataaatattttcaaacttttagaaagaaaatttaa